TCAAATTGATTTTTTTagcaaatattacaataattcaattatgtcccaaaattctgtttaatgcccactatgtggtcacctaaattttaaaatggtaCTTGTTCCCTTTTGCCGCTGGCCCCTTCAATTGTGCATTGTTTGTTGAACTGTTGTGTTCACATATTTtcataatgtaataataatatgctATAACATGTTGTCGATTGGTTAGATAATCTATATCTAGTGGCATAGCTACCACTTGAGGTAGCTGCCTTGGTAAAAGCTAGGAAATTGTATTTGAATGAAGTACTGCAAAAGATCAAggtactccaatagagcagtcacctccTTCAATAGAACTATCATGCTTCACCTAAAATTTTCTGGCTACACCCTTGGCATCACAAGACAGTGATGCACACATTAACTAACATTTCACACTTACAATTCTTAATTTGACAATAAAAAGGGCTGTACCGATTacctgggaagtatctgcaagtgcCTTAGCTGCTAGTTCATCATTACACACgtttatttgtaatgtacattcattatcagtttatttgTGTAGTGCAAACCAGTTGAGTCAGCAGCTAGTCTATGCTCTACTATGATTGAGTAGTCTAGACAAACTGCTAACCTGCAGATTGCTctatattgactgttctattagagtatttcctgGATCGCATTTTCAGATAAATTTTCAGCCTTGACTTTGCCTGTTATTACAGCATTATGCTTGACGTTTTCAAGCACTTATTGTGCCTGTAACtatacaattaaaaaaaaaaattaaaatcctttgatctttgggagataatgaggtccTTAAAATAATGTTTACAATTCCAGACCATGAATGATAtcaagtgtataactacatacacaaaCTAAGTGCTTAATTAGCACCAGTGTTGGGGGTATCGCGTTATGTAATAACTTtgtggtataagtaatataaagaaatatgctataaaacaggtaatataatttacttacaaatgtaacacgtttccaaagtaatatagttactgtaacgagttatattacataatatattattactacaagtaatgaagttactaatctcgttagtaatccactgagtaacacctagccacaatcaagtaatgaagcctactgaatgaagcttgttcactagcttcttacttataaccaaccaaggtttgcacattgcccaacagcaatcatgtcacatggtAAGGTGGTAGCTTCACATGACAGCttaacacaaagtaatataatattattcagaactatttatggcaacacttcaccacaaatttctctcctgacaatccctgcacctatcattactgctgtagatgcagcaagtgctatgattctggactgacaattaactttactacataagtttaattaactactattcagaactatttatggcaacacttcaccacaaatttctctcctgacaatccctgcacctatcattactgctgtagatgcagcaagtgctatgattctggactgacaattaactttactacataagtttaattaactcccggctgccagcacaggttgctggcagaccatcaatgcaactttttcttcatctatacccacctacacatgtataattgtaattgtatgttgcattgtaaagcattaataataataataattattatagttactttattttgggtaatatgtaactagttacttgtaaaaagtaactgtcccaacactgagtAGTGCATATGGAAAGACCACCTTTATACACTAACCAATCTTGCACAGCCACCTGCCTCTTAAGGCCTTGAACGTTGACCCAAAGGCTTGGGTTCAAGTTTTAAAGTAGTGGGGATTGATCTCAAACTGGAAAGTTTCTCATTCAAAACACATCCATGCATTTGATATGGTGAGAACTCAGAAAGACTTGTCACCTTGAGTATCACATGCATGGCAAACCTTGTATACCTTCGTATGCATACATTAACAGTATGATTTAGAAGTACAGAACACAAATGTGATCAATTTGTAGttgcacattaattttatagcacAAATTATAAGTGCCAAAAAAGTTTGTTCATATTCCTAACTTGGTTCTTCTCCAATGCCGTCTCTTCGCGTTGTATCTGCAAATAATTCCATTTAACGCCCCACTTTAAGATACAAGTCTCCAACTACTCTTACCTAATTTTAGAGCCGGTTTTCATACGAAACCACTGCGGGATGGGTCTGTTTTGCTTCATTTTACGAGCCAGTTTTCTCTTTATCAAAAAAGTTTTATGAGACGCCTACAAAAAGTACACTCAGTAAACCTAAAAACATCTCTGCCATGGACGAATACAAAAAGAAACGCATACAGAGACTGCACAAACACTTCCTAGAATACTAACAAAGACTACACTTACCATTCTTGATGGATTCGTATCCTCGTGCACGTTGACGCGTGCGTCCAATAGAAGGAGAGGTAGCTTTAATTAGAATTATTGCTTTTGCACCATCACGAGATATGGACGGGCCTGTGACTACCCCGGTCAATAATCCACCTCGAACAACCTCGCCACAGCGGTTTAGTGATGATGGAACGTACACATTCTTTTGGTGAGTCAGTATAGCACCCCGCATGGTTGGCTGCAGTTGCAGGTGTTGGTAGGTGTCAATCATACGGTTTTTGCATAAATGCGTATTGTGTTGCAAGAGGGGGCAGCATATAGCAAGAGAAATTTAGGATATTACGATGAACAGGGATATACGGTATTAGATATCCAAGAACCGATTTATAGAGGAATTGTTTCATGAGAGGATATTTAGTATTTGTATCCAAGCTTCAGAAAGGTGTTAATGTGTAAATTACACTCTTGAAAAATTATGGAATAGCTGCAGTGAAGTGATACCTTGATCTTGCTTCGAGGTTTATTGAAAACGTCATGAAATGTAACCACAATAATTTTTGATATCTGTCCTTGCTCATTTTCTAGTTACCTTTCTCTATTGTGCTGTCCATCTGtctttatatatgtacatgcatacatctgtaatatgtaatatcaaGAGCTCATAATATTAACTCAATACTCTTAGTAATATGTCACGATTACAATGCATACTGCTAGCCTGCCTCGTTTATGTATAAAATTTAACACTGGTGTGTTTCCCTCTTCAGGCGTGCTCACACCTTCACAGCATTATTAGTAATATGTTGTGTGTTGGGTTATGTCAGTTTTATGGAGGACACCCCTCAAGACCCCTCCTATAACCATCAGAGGTAAACCGGCCACACTACGAGACTGTACTAGTGTATGTGTTCTGTGTTACATTACTCCTTTATTGCTGAGTTGGGAATCCATTGCCTGTTGACATCATTCTACAATCACAGGTAGTACATAGCAACAAACCTTGTGTAGTACACACAGTTTAAACTGCTGTATCCTAGCAACCTACATTATCTGTGTGTCTGTCTTAGATTCTGGCCTTTGTGTATCTACAACTAGCTGATTTAGTAAACGACCTATATTATTAGAACTCATATGGACCGTGGACTGGTGACTGCAGATTTTGTCCTGATTATTACAAGGTGTCCACCCCTATGTAGATGGTTTAAACATCAGGATGCTGGTCCATGATTCCTTTTGTATTAATGTAGACTCATCTAGAGCACTGAAATATTAGGATACATCACTCTTTCAGCGTGATCCTTATTTCTAAGGTGTCCAGAATAGAGGAGCTgcactgtactatatattatgtatttgaACACATGCACCTGCAGAGACTCGTTTGTGTATTGACGACGTATGGTGTTATTGTTACAGAGGTGTTATTGCTGTGATCATCATATTCTTGTTAATTGGGATCATTCACATGCCAGATGGACCATTCATCAGGCCCCATCCTGTCCTATGGCGACTAGTGTTGTGTATTAGTATATTATATGTGTTGATGTTGATATATATCTTGTTCCAGGTAAACTGTGTCTGTGtttgcgtgtgtatgtgtgtggtacaTTTGTGCACGCAATTATGTACTGATCAATGCGCCATGCAATCATAAAAAGATATTTCGTAATTCTTTTCCATCTTTAGACGGCAGATTCAGCTCGTCAGTTGCTCCGCCTGTATGACCCTTCACTTGGTGTTCCACTGGAGGAGTTGTCATATGCTGAAGACTGTAGTATATATACACCAGGCAACCCCAAGGGTACCTTCCATAATGTGATGGTGTGTAATATTTGTAGTGTGAAATGATAGTATTAACTTTTCTTTAGTTTTCGTTAAATAATTTATGCTCAATGGGGATGCTTGCATTTTTATAGCTGACTTACATATTAGCAAATCTAGCTGTGTCCATGTAGTTCACCTTGTACTGATACTTTTCCTTTGATTTGCTACTAGTCGCCAAATTGTCtgtttagtagtagtagttgcaCTGACTGCACACACTTAGTATTACACTGACGTATAACTGTGATATTGTCTGTTGTTACTTTTCTTTTACAGATAAAATTTGATGTGTTTGTGTTCTGCCATACAATCGGCTGGTGGGCAAAGGTGAGAAATATATGTAGCACATGTGTGTGATAGTTAGAGGCTATTATAGAACAAGATCTTAAGTTACTGCAGATTTCACTTCCATTTAAAATTGCACGGTGTCCGCCAGTGTGATATTAGTACATGTGTCCGCCAGTGTGGTATTAGTACATGTGTCCGCCAGTGTGGTATTAGTACATGTGTCTGCCAGTGTGGTATTAGTACATGTGTCCGCCAGTGTGGTATTAGTACATGTGTCCGCTAGTGTGGTATTAGTACATGTGTCCGCCAGTGTGGTATTAGTACACAAGATTTAATTGAAGTTGCTTAGGCCACGAAAAGTTAAttgtatgtttctggttcccttcctggtcattttttttgctgaatgaattgcacaatcaccatacaataatttataatattttgtATATGTTGAAAAGTTTTTGTCTTGTACACTtttttcttataaagatgcactaactttatacatcaactttgtttttccctatagcctgcaaattccatGTACTGTACcgcatcaaaaaaaaaaaaaaaaaaaaggcctgGTCACCTAGTCAATGTTGGGGAAAtagtaggaccagaaacatataattaactttgcacggcCTTACATTGGGTGTGAAGATTTCCAGTCTGTTTAAAAGGTAGCTCAGTTGAAAGGTGGCTCTGTGGAGGATTGAAACTTTGGTTTATTCCAGCATCACACAAGTGACAGGATATTTAAATGGAAATAAAATCTGCAATATTGTACTCTGTTAAATGTATCATTAAAGAAATAGTTAAACTGCCTCTTTTAAGTGTTGACATACAGAAGTGAGTTGATGATGTCCTTGTTATTGTAGGGGATAATTCTTCGTGATGTTTGGTTGCTCAACATTATTAGTTTCCTGTTTGAGTTGATGGAGTACACATTGGAGTCGCAGCTGCCAAATTTTGCTGAGTGTTGGTGGGATCATGTGAGACACTAGTAAATGTAACAGTTAATTGCATGTCAGTTATACAATGTGgctaaacaagttgatgttgtgctacttatAAAAGCCAGGTACCCAAGCCCATCCCATTGTAACTATATAATTTACTTTATATTCATGTGATAGATATTAttgatagcaagagttcataatatgtatgtgaccgtctcagcaaaaacccgacttgttcacacaagcatgcatattgagaaaaacgaaatttaaaatatttcgtaaaattacgcatgctacaaagaaacatacgcaagtttttatcagtcCAGTattcgaagaaggaagactcaactTGATTAAAACTatgtatcatcttattcgcctgctcatggggagttcgaaaatctctgtttcgtttctgtaatgtcaacggtatgcgtgtcacgtgcgtttgtttacgatgcggtaaacgtaacaagatcgtcatcatttcttctaccaaaccgccttcatatccatatgcgcaagcatttacagggctaacactatatcTTGACTAATGTgttgatccatggtgaacattttaagtcaaattgcaacattgtagactaatccaaacggaagttatgactgcgaatgtaagtgcctgtagtttatttccaGTATGGTCGCTGTACAATTcgattatcttactcttcctactgtctagtgctataaattcaaaactacacaccacagaagacTGAAAccttggtgatccattccttggacactgccaATAATGCTGAGcgaataaaaataatatttttaattgtgcgaacaagtcgggtttttgctgagacggtcacatatactgaggagagtgtcctactctcatatacccctgtagaagggtgtatcgtgAGGTTATGAtgtagcacttctgagttcgcccatttttctttgtataattaatgtcattagttgaacatggtattgaTTGAATGCGTACCTAACAACattgctagcaaccaaattaactccagctgtAAGCGTTTCTCACCAAGCTGCAATCATTctttcatgggttaagaccgcttcgtaggcgtttcttgctaggccattcgcgaacacgactatcctgagcgtcgcgaGTGTGAAACAGTGCTAACAagtcttgcacttttacggctgccCATACGTctcaaaccacaacatcttgtcgttacgtcataacttcaaaCTTCACGATATGCTCTTCTACAGGGATATAGTtcaatgtattttgtaattcggtaattacgttgctatgcactgctaaggaaacgtaactataacaaaccactttaaactacaaattatgcacagaagtatcttctcaactgttttatagtgtgtctatcgtgcgaattgtatagagaaagcctcgaggctgcccttcatttttgttcgcatAAGTATGGGTAAtgcccccctttcaactcgaaggatacgttatctctggtagcctaagaggccttcatTGTTGTTTTAAAGTTGTAAAACGTCTATAAAACCGAAAGGGAAGACCGTCCAagaagtatatgaagagtcgccatacccatatttcagaccgccgagaagaaaccacctcagagcaaagtttatgtgtgtggaagtttaatacagacttaatttagctttcaattcttacatgctGTCTGTCATTTTTAAcgtttttgctcacgtgggtgcgtatggacaacaaacataggtagataggacACACGCACACGTTTTTACGAAAactatttcagtaaaccaggagCGTGCCCACAGCCAACTGAAAAACCAGGCGCGCACGCACAGCCGACCTTTGGCCTGCTGTGGGCGTGTGCCTAGTTTAAAAATTTATAGGACAACAGCATTTTTATGTGGTACATGGTAAGCAATATTATTAAAATTGCATGCATGTAGCCTGTTGTTTTTAATGTTAAAAAAAGGGTCAGACCTTATGAATGTTTAGAAAATGTCTTTCAGACATCCTTGGAAGTGTCCTTGTTTGAGAGGTGACCTGTTTTGCCAGGGTTCTTTTGAGACCAAGGTGTTTATTAGCTTTTAGAAattgtgaatgctttattagaatattttattttTGTCAGAAGACATTTTATCACTGAGCATTTCTCTCATTAGTCAAATAATTAGTGCAATTAAATATTTGCATAATCAGAATGCGGTAACATTACTGAAAATAATGCatatagccacttcactttcagtaaTTGAAAGAAATATTGTCTAGTACCATTATTTCTCTTAATGCAGTATGCAgtgattcaccagtcataattatgttacaaaaaagtaaacaaactagtacagtgaaacctcacttagtggccacctc
The Dysidea avara chromosome 7, odDysAvar1.4, whole genome shotgun sequence genome window above contains:
- the LOC136261470 gene encoding phosphatidylserine synthase 2-like isoform X1, which encodes MDGPVTTPVNNPPRTTSPQRFSDDGTYTFFWRAHTFTALLVICCVLGYVSFMEDTPQDPSYNHQRGVIAVIIIFLLIGIIHMPDGPFIRPHPVLWRLVLCISILYVLMLIYILFQTADSARQLLRLYDPSLGVPLEELSYAEDCSIYTPGNPKGTFHNVMIKFDVFVFCHTIGWWAKGIILRDVWLLNIISFLFELMEYTLESQLPNFAECWWDHWIMDFIICNGLGIWLGMLTCKYFSMKEYHWTGLWKIPSLRGKMKRLVGQFTPYKWTSFEWGYTTSFQNFLLVCFLVFLWTLQELNVFYLKTVLWIPPSHTLNFYRELFYGFSAAVAVHEGYTYLKTTDPNDPNCKIGRQSWILMAALAIEVLIVVKFGWETITLPIPYHICVAWAVTFICFSIWVFWHFTFPFKDWPILGPRYRKLFRIKED